From a single Mycolicibacterium moriokaense genomic region:
- a CDS encoding virulence factor Mce family protein, whose product MNRVRKSWLAAALVVLLVAGVVVLFRTSDTINRTNVVAYFENSNGIYEGDDVRILGVNVGRITKIEPEPNRVKISFWYDSKYKVPADANAAILSPTLVTSRAIQLTPVYTGGPTMADDAVIPRERTVVPVEWDTLRKQLERIAKELQPTEPGGVSPLGAVINTTAANLRGQGVNIRDTVIKLSQAFSALGDKSTDIFSTIKNLSILVSALQDSTTLMRQLNQNLASVTGLLADSPNEVADAVRDFNAVVGEVQTFVAENRESLGTTSDKLAGVTQALHDSLDDVKQFLHVAPNSFQNYVNVYQPAQGGASAILAVNNFANPISFLCGAVQAASRLNAEQSAKLCVQYLAPIIKNRQYNFPPIGQNLFVGAQARPNEITYSEEWMRPNYIPPQPPVAPPPPAPDGAAPPPPPGPPLPAEAVVATNPADGLQGMMMPTGVVGP is encoded by the coding sequence GTGAACCGCGTCCGCAAGAGCTGGCTGGCCGCCGCACTCGTCGTGCTGTTGGTCGCCGGTGTGGTCGTGCTGTTCCGGACCAGCGACACCATCAACCGCACCAACGTCGTTGCGTACTTCGAGAACAGCAACGGCATCTACGAGGGTGACGACGTCCGGATCCTCGGCGTGAACGTCGGGCGCATCACCAAGATCGAGCCCGAGCCCAATCGGGTCAAGATCTCGTTCTGGTACGACAGCAAGTACAAGGTGCCCGCCGACGCCAATGCCGCGATCCTGTCGCCGACCCTGGTGACCTCTCGTGCCATCCAGCTGACCCCGGTCTACACCGGCGGTCCCACGATGGCCGACGACGCGGTGATCCCGCGCGAGCGCACCGTCGTACCGGTCGAGTGGGACACGCTGCGGAAGCAACTCGAAAGGATCGCCAAGGAGCTGCAGCCGACGGAACCGGGTGGAGTGAGTCCGCTGGGTGCGGTCATCAACACCACCGCCGCAAACCTGCGCGGCCAGGGCGTGAACATCCGCGACACGGTGATCAAGTTGTCGCAGGCGTTTTCGGCCCTCGGCGACAAGAGCACCGACATTTTCTCGACCATCAAGAACCTGTCGATCCTCGTTTCCGCGTTGCAGGACAGCACGACCTTGATGCGTCAGCTCAACCAGAACCTGGCATCGGTGACCGGTCTGCTCGCCGACAGTCCCAACGAGGTGGCCGACGCGGTACGTGACTTCAACGCCGTCGTCGGTGAGGTGCAGACGTTCGTGGCGGAGAATCGCGAATCGTTGGGCACCACATCGGACAAGCTGGCGGGCGTCACCCAGGCGCTGCACGACAGCCTCGATGACGTGAAGCAATTCCTGCACGTCGCGCCCAACTCATTCCAGAACTACGTCAACGTGTATCAGCCCGCGCAGGGTGGGGCGAGCGCCATCCTGGCGGTCAACAACTTCGCCAACCCGATCAGCTTCCTGTGCGGTGCCGTGCAGGCGGCGTCGCGACTCAACGCGGAGCAGTCGGCGAAGCTGTGCGTGCAATACCTTGCCCCGATCATCAAGAACCGTCAGTACAACTTCCCGCCGATCGGCCAGAACCTCTTCGTCGGTGCCCAGGCGCGGCCGAACGAGATCACCTACAGCGAGGAGTGGATGCGGCCCAACTACATTCCGCCGCAACCGCCTGTCGCACCTCCGCCGCCGGCGCCCGACGGTGCGGCACCTCCGCCGCCACCCGGGCCCCCGCTGCCCGCCGAGGCGGTCGTCGCCACGAATCCGGCCGACGGACTCCAGGGCATGATGATGCCGACGGGGGTGGTGGGACCGTGA
- a CDS encoding alpha/beta fold hydrolase, with amino-acid sequence MSSTASEPQTVKYRVPAEDTEITLVADEWNRGASSAADRPTVLMLHGGGQNRFSWKKTGQILADHGLHVVALDSRGHGDSDRAPKANYTVDALCSDTLAVIDRIGRPVILIGASMGGMTGMLVAEAAGPEKVTKLVLVDVVPRYEKDGSARIREFMASGMDGFASLDEAADAVAAYLPYRTKPRSPDGLKKNLRLRDGRWYWHWDPAFLTAPLDDPFVRVEKLERAVVDSTIPILLIRGKLSDVVSTEGVKDFLEKVPRAEFVELSEAGHTAAGDDNDAFSEVVVQFVCK; translated from the coding sequence GTGAGCAGCACAGCCAGCGAACCGCAAACGGTGAAGTACCGAGTGCCCGCCGAGGACACCGAGATCACCCTGGTCGCCGATGAGTGGAACCGCGGGGCGTCCTCGGCCGCGGACCGACCGACGGTGCTCATGCTGCACGGCGGCGGCCAGAACAGGTTCTCGTGGAAGAAAACCGGGCAGATCCTGGCCGATCACGGTCTGCACGTCGTCGCGCTGGACAGCCGCGGACACGGTGACAGCGATCGGGCGCCGAAGGCGAACTACACGGTGGACGCGCTGTGCAGCGACACGCTTGCCGTCATCGACCGGATCGGTCGGCCGGTGATCCTGATCGGCGCGAGCATGGGCGGAATGACGGGGATGCTCGTCGCTGAGGCCGCCGGCCCGGAGAAGGTGACCAAACTCGTGCTCGTGGACGTGGTGCCCCGGTATGAGAAGGACGGAAGCGCCCGCATTCGCGAGTTCATGGCCAGCGGGATGGACGGTTTCGCGTCGCTCGACGAAGCCGCCGACGCGGTTGCCGCGTATCTGCCGTATCGCACCAAGCCCCGCAGTCCAGACGGGTTGAAGAAGAACCTGCGCCTACGCGACGGCCGGTGGTACTGGCATTGGGATCCGGCGTTTCTCACCGCACCGCTCGACGACCCGTTCGTCCGGGTGGAGAAGCTGGAGCGCGCAGTGGTCGATTCGACCATCCCGATCCTGCTGATCCGTGGCAAGCTCTCCGATGTGGTCAGCACTGAAGGTGTCAAGGACTTTCTCGAGAAGGTGCCCCGCGCCGAGTTCGTCGAACTCTCCGAGGCCGGGCACACGGCCGCCGGGGACGACAACGACGCATTCTCCGAAGTCGTGGTGCAGTTCGTCTGCAAGTGA
- a CDS encoding TetR/AcrR family transcriptional regulator has translation MQPETASDADDRECIIEAAYSCLSQPHSGAIPVAAILERAGVSTRAFYRHFESKDELFLAMLREETEALSERLDRICTDVGGGPVDQLRAWIAGMFVVIFDDQTRMHFTVIDSDEVRAARGYREAREQSHHDRERSLVKILRRGRDDGTFPLTDPEQDAVAISAVISRVMVSQHYEDQEGVQRAQDRVLDFALRALGAKPR, from the coding sequence GTGCAGCCAGAGACCGCCTCGGATGCCGACGACAGGGAGTGCATCATCGAGGCCGCGTACAGCTGTCTGTCGCAGCCGCACAGCGGTGCCATCCCCGTCGCGGCCATCCTGGAGCGCGCCGGGGTATCGACGCGGGCCTTTTACCGCCATTTCGAGTCCAAAGACGAACTGTTCCTGGCGATGTTGCGCGAGGAGACGGAAGCGTTGTCCGAACGTCTGGATCGCATCTGCACCGACGTGGGCGGCGGTCCGGTCGATCAACTCAGGGCCTGGATCGCGGGCATGTTCGTGGTCATCTTCGACGACCAGACGCGGATGCATTTCACTGTCATCGATTCCGACGAAGTGCGCGCCGCGAGGGGCTACCGGGAGGCGCGGGAGCAATCCCATCACGACCGCGAACGGTCGCTGGTCAAGATTCTGCGGCGCGGCCGCGACGACGGCACGTTTCCGTTGACGGATCCCGAACAGGATGCGGTCGCGATCAGCGCGGTCATCAGCAGGGTGATGGTCAGTCAGCACTACGAAGACCAGGAAGGGGTGCAGCGCGCACAGGACCGTGTCCTGGACTTCGCGTTGAGGGCACTGGGCGCGAAACCGCGATGA
- a CDS encoding VOC family protein: MPSITPSLWFDNNLEEAAAFYTAIFPNSAIERLYRYNEAGPGTPGDVAWGTFVLDGQRFLGINGGPDFPFTEAVSFEIRCTDQAEVDYYWERLVDGGEESQCGWLKDRFGLSWQITPDRLYELLEDPATEVAATRAMLTMRKLVIAELEDAVGVK; the protein is encoded by the coding sequence ATGCCATCGATAACGCCCAGCCTGTGGTTCGACAACAACCTCGAAGAAGCCGCCGCGTTCTACACGGCGATCTTCCCGAACTCCGCGATCGAGCGACTGTACCGCTATAACGAGGCCGGACCAGGGACGCCCGGCGACGTCGCCTGGGGCACATTCGTGCTGGACGGCCAGCGGTTCCTCGGCATCAACGGCGGTCCTGACTTCCCGTTCACCGAGGCGGTGTCATTCGAGATCCGCTGTACGGACCAGGCCGAGGTCGATTACTACTGGGAGCGGCTGGTCGACGGGGGTGAGGAGTCGCAGTGCGGCTGGCTCAAGGACCGATTCGGTCTGAGCTGGCAGATCACCCCCGACCGGCTTTATGAGCTGCTCGAAGACCCCGCCACCGAGGTCGCGGCGACCCGGGCGATGCTCACCATGCGCAAGCTCGTCATCGCCGAATTGGAGGACGCCGTCGGCGTCAAGTAA
- a CDS encoding MCE family protein, translating into MKPFSERSPFIMGAIGLTLTAAIVLISLQYDKIPFLNQTNEYSAYFAEAGGLTTGVAVQVSGFQVGEVQSIELDGPQVLIKFTVDKDIALGDRTEAAIKTKGLLGTKILEVTSRGDGRLEGTIPKNRTTSPYQLPDALGELATTISGLDTTQLSDSLRVVADTFSETPPELRVAVEGVARFSETLNERDAELRELLTNANKSTAVLAERSGQIVSLVKDTNALLAELQNQAAAVDQISASVSALSQQLQGFIDENRETMKPAIDKLNGVLTVLDNRKERLQKGLKLVSSYAMSLGEAVSSGPFFKNYIANLLPGQFLQPFIDVAFSDLGLDPNVLLPSERTDAPVGQPGLPAMPVPYPRTGQGGEPHLNLPDAITGNPGDQGCGPPGIPLPGPTGCYPYREPLPAPPPGGPPPGPPAEAPPGQRSIPVPTPTPVMVPAPGEAPPLTGEAGQ; encoded by the coding sequence ATGAAGCCGTTCTCCGAACGCAGTCCGTTCATCATGGGGGCCATCGGGCTCACACTGACCGCGGCGATCGTGTTGATCTCGCTGCAGTACGACAAGATCCCCTTCCTCAACCAGACCAATGAGTACTCCGCGTACTTCGCCGAAGCCGGTGGTCTCACAACGGGTGTGGCCGTTCAGGTTTCGGGATTCCAGGTCGGTGAGGTGCAGTCGATCGAACTGGACGGGCCGCAGGTCTTGATCAAGTTCACGGTGGACAAGGACATCGCCCTGGGCGACCGCACCGAAGCGGCGATCAAGACCAAGGGTCTGCTGGGCACGAAGATCCTCGAAGTCACATCGAGGGGCGACGGCCGGCTGGAGGGCACCATCCCGAAAAACCGCACGACGTCGCCGTACCAGCTGCCGGACGCCCTTGGCGAGCTCGCGACGACGATCAGCGGCCTTGACACGACCCAACTCTCCGATTCGCTTCGCGTGGTGGCGGATACGTTCTCCGAGACGCCACCCGAACTGCGGGTCGCGGTCGAAGGTGTGGCCCGGTTCTCGGAGACGCTGAACGAACGCGACGCGGAATTGCGCGAACTGCTCACCAACGCCAACAAGTCGACGGCCGTACTGGCCGAGCGCAGTGGCCAGATCGTCTCGCTGGTCAAAGACACCAACGCACTGCTGGCCGAGCTGCAGAACCAAGCCGCCGCAGTGGATCAGATCTCGGCGAGCGTCTCGGCGCTGAGCCAACAGCTGCAGGGTTTCATCGACGAGAACCGCGAGACGATGAAGCCGGCGATCGACAAGCTCAACGGCGTGCTGACGGTCCTCGACAACCGCAAGGAGCGGTTGCAGAAGGGGCTGAAACTGGTGAGCTCCTACGCGATGTCGCTGGGTGAGGCGGTCTCGTCCGGACCGTTCTTCAAGAACTACATCGCCAACCTGCTGCCGGGCCAGTTCCTGCAGCCGTTCATCGACGTGGCGTTCTCGGACCTCGGCCTTGATCCCAATGTGCTGTTGCCGTCCGAGCGCACCGATGCGCCGGTCGGCCAGCCGGGCTTGCCCGCCATGCCGGTGCCGTACCCGCGCACCGGGCAGGGCGGCGAACCGCATCTGAATCTGCCCGACGCCATCACCGGCAATCCCGGTGACCAGGGATGCGGTCCCCCCGGCATACCGCTGCCCGGCCCAACCGGCTGCTACCCGTACCGCGAACCGCTGCCTGCGCCGCCGCCTGGCGGACCGCCGCCTGGACCGCCCGCGGAGGCACCGCCGGGGCAGCGCTCCATTCCGGTCCCGACGCCGACCCCGGTGATGGTTCCCGCGCCGGGTGAAGCGCCGCCGCTGACGGGGGAGGCGGGACAGTGA
- a CDS encoding MCE family protein, which yields MADVRDDEGLHPAWWTLILVLIVVGSVWLTWALFTGSLRKFVPVTLTSERSGLVMETDAKVKLRGVQVGRVAAIEGGTEPVKLQLEIDPDQIEHIPANVEAQIRATTVFGAKFVDLVYPKDPSPQRLRAGQVLVSRNVSVEVNTVFENVVGVLDKIDPAKLNSVLSALAEGVRGKGAEIGQATTDANEVLLALNPRSEKVREDWQALRDFSDTYSDAAQGILATLNAASTTSETITKHADALDALLLSTIGLSNSGISLLAPSQANLIKAINVLQPTTKLLYKYNPTYTCLLVGAKYLLDHGGYEAPGGNGRSIVLDAGLALGDDPYSYPRHLPIIGAKGGPGGKPSCGSLPNVKENWPVRQLITNTGFGTGIDWRPNPGIGFPGYVNYLPTTRAVPEPPSIRNLFGGPAIGPIPYPGAPAYGAPLYAPDGTPLWPGLPPAPPPGAPRDPGPTPGSEPFVVHAPAFQQPTPLPPVPLPHFAAPGP from the coding sequence ATGGCTGACGTGAGAGACGACGAAGGACTGCACCCCGCTTGGTGGACGCTGATCCTGGTGCTGATCGTGGTCGGCTCCGTCTGGCTGACGTGGGCGTTGTTCACCGGCTCACTGCGCAAGTTCGTGCCGGTCACTCTGACGTCTGAGCGGTCCGGCCTGGTGATGGAGACCGATGCCAAGGTCAAGCTGCGCGGCGTTCAGGTCGGGCGGGTCGCCGCGATCGAAGGCGGCACCGAGCCGGTGAAGCTGCAGCTCGAGATCGACCCCGACCAGATCGAGCACATCCCGGCCAATGTCGAGGCGCAGATCCGCGCCACGACCGTGTTCGGCGCCAAGTTCGTCGACCTCGTGTACCCGAAAGATCCCAGCCCGCAGCGCCTGAGGGCCGGGCAGGTCCTGGTGTCACGCAACGTCAGCGTCGAGGTCAACACCGTGTTCGAGAACGTGGTCGGCGTGCTCGACAAGATCGACCCGGCGAAGCTCAACAGCGTGCTGTCGGCGCTCGCCGAAGGCGTTCGCGGTAAGGGCGCGGAGATCGGCCAGGCGACCACCGACGCCAACGAGGTGTTGCTCGCGCTGAATCCGCGCAGCGAGAAGGTTCGCGAGGACTGGCAGGCGCTGCGGGACTTCAGCGATACGTACAGCGATGCGGCGCAAGGCATTCTCGCGACGCTGAATGCGGCCAGCACGACGAGCGAAACCATCACCAAGCATGCGGACGCGCTGGATGCGTTGCTGCTCAGCACAATCGGGCTTTCCAACAGCGGCATCAGCCTGCTGGCGCCCAGTCAGGCCAACCTGATCAAGGCCATCAATGTGCTGCAGCCGACGACCAAGCTGCTGTACAAGTACAACCCGACCTACACGTGCCTGTTGGTGGGCGCAAAGTACCTGCTCGACCACGGCGGCTATGAGGCGCCTGGCGGCAATGGGCGGTCGATCGTCCTTGATGCCGGCCTCGCGCTCGGCGACGATCCCTACAGTTACCCAAGGCATTTGCCCATCATCGGCGCCAAGGGTGGCCCCGGTGGTAAGCCGAGCTGCGGGTCGTTGCCCAACGTCAAGGAGAACTGGCCCGTCCGCCAACTCATCACGAACACCGGCTTCGGAACGGGCATCGACTGGCGCCCCAACCCCGGCATCGGCTTCCCCGGCTACGTCAACTATCTGCCGACGACGCGCGCGGTGCCCGAACCGCCCAGCATCCGGAATCTGTTCGGCGGGCCTGCGATCGGACCGATTCCGTATCCGGGTGCGCCTGCCTACGGGGCACCGCTGTACGCCCCGGACGGCACGCCGTTGTGGCCGGGACTGCCGCCTGCACCTCCGCCGGGAGCGCCGCGCGATCCGGGGCCGACGCCGGGTTCGGAGCCGTTCGTGGTGCACGCGCCGGCCTTCCAACAGCCGACGCCGTTGCCGCCGGTTCCGTTGCCGCACTTCGCCGCACCCGGACCTTGA
- a CDS encoding virulence factor Mce family protein, translated as MTGSWRSALVRLGVFLAVCLLGVFALYAVFGQLRFGEKSNTYKAEFLNVTGLEEGDFVRIAGVEVGKVEKISIQPDTTALVEFTADDSVVLTDGNRAVIRYDDLIGGRYLSLVEGAGGTTKVKPGDTIPLARTSPALDLDALIGGFRPLFSALDPDQVNALSGQLIQAFEGQGATIGSFLTQTAALTNTLADRDQLIGEVIVNLNTVLGSLGGQSDQFSKAVESLSELVQGLAERRTEISNGLAYTNAAAGSVADLLSEARPPFAKTIHETDRSAGIVVADHDYFDNLLNTLPDAYQALGRQGLYGDFFSFYLCDIVLKLNGKGGQPVYVKVAGQSTGRCAPR; from the coding sequence ATGACTGGGAGCTGGCGCAGCGCTCTGGTTCGTCTCGGCGTTTTCCTGGCCGTGTGTCTTCTGGGTGTCTTCGCGTTGTATGCGGTGTTCGGGCAGTTGCGCTTCGGCGAGAAGTCGAACACGTACAAGGCCGAGTTCCTCAACGTGACAGGCCTGGAGGAGGGCGACTTCGTCCGCATCGCGGGTGTGGAGGTCGGCAAGGTCGAGAAGATCTCGATACAGCCGGACACGACCGCCCTCGTCGAGTTCACCGCCGACGATTCGGTCGTGCTCACCGACGGCAACCGGGCGGTGATCCGTTACGACGATCTGATCGGCGGTCGCTACCTCTCGTTGGTCGAGGGCGCAGGAGGCACGACGAAGGTCAAGCCGGGGGACACGATTCCGTTGGCCAGGACCTCTCCGGCGCTGGATCTCGATGCGTTGATCGGCGGCTTCCGGCCGTTGTTCTCGGCTCTGGATCCCGATCAGGTGAATGCGTTGTCCGGCCAGTTGATTCAGGCATTCGAGGGACAGGGCGCGACGATCGGATCGTTCCTGACGCAAACCGCGGCGCTGACGAACACGCTCGCCGACCGGGATCAGTTGATCGGAGAGGTCATCGTCAATCTGAACACCGTGCTGGGGTCGCTGGGCGGCCAGAGTGACCAGTTCTCAAAGGCGGTGGAGTCGCTGTCCGAACTGGTGCAGGGTCTGGCGGAACGCAGAACCGAGATCAGTAATGGACTCGCGTACACGAACGCGGCCGCGGGCAGCGTCGCGGATCTGCTGTCGGAGGCCAGGCCGCCGTTCGCGAAGACCATCCACGAGACGGACCGGTCGGCGGGAATCGTGGTGGCCGACCATGACTACTTCGACAACCTGCTCAACACGCTTCCGGACGCCTACCAGGCGCTCGGCCGACAGGGCCTGTACGGCGACTTCTTCTCGTTCTATCTCTGCGACATCGTCCTCAAGCTCAACGGCAAGGGCGGCCAGCCCGTCTACGTAAAGGTTGCCGGCCAGTCGACGGGGAGGTGTGCGCCGCGATGA
- a CDS encoding ABC transporter permease, which produces MARRLDNWVGAWNHIGTQTKFYGKTLRSVGYVFTHYRIELLRIIAQMGLGTGALVVIGGTVAIVGFLTVTTGALVAVQGYTDFSEIGVEALTGFASAFFNVRLIAPATTAIALAATIGAGATAQLGAMRINEEIDALEVMGIRSVAYLASTRVIAGLVVVIPLYCVGVLASFWAARFGTTVIYGQSTGVYDHYFRTFLNPTDLVWSFVQSIAMAIVIMLIHTYYGFSASGGPAGVGEAVGRAVRTSLIVAAFVVMMISLAVYGQSGNFNLAG; this is translated from the coding sequence TTGGCGAGGCGACTCGACAACTGGGTCGGCGCGTGGAACCACATCGGCACGCAGACGAAGTTCTACGGCAAGACGCTGCGCAGCGTCGGCTACGTGTTCACCCACTACCGGATAGAACTGCTGCGGATCATCGCCCAGATGGGGCTGGGAACCGGCGCTTTGGTGGTGATCGGCGGAACGGTCGCGATCGTCGGGTTCCTGACCGTGACGACCGGCGCGCTGGTCGCGGTCCAGGGCTACACCGACTTCTCCGAAATCGGCGTCGAGGCGTTGACCGGTTTCGCGTCGGCCTTCTTCAACGTCCGCCTCATCGCGCCCGCGACCACGGCCATCGCACTTGCGGCCACGATCGGCGCCGGCGCCACGGCGCAACTCGGCGCCATGCGGATCAACGAGGAGATCGACGCGCTCGAGGTGATGGGCATCCGCAGCGTCGCCTATCTGGCGTCCACCCGGGTGATCGCCGGCCTCGTCGTAGTGATCCCGCTCTACTGCGTCGGCGTGCTCGCCTCGTTCTGGGCCGCCCGGTTCGGCACAACCGTCATCTACGGCCAGTCGACGGGCGTCTACGACCACTACTTCAGGACGTTCCTGAACCCCACCGACCTGGTCTGGTCCTTCGTGCAGAGCATCGCGATGGCGATCGTGATCATGTTGATCCACACCTATTACGGCTTCTCGGCAAGCGGCGGACCCGCGGGCGTGGGCGAGGCGGTCGGCCGGGCGGTGCGGACCTCTCTGATCGTCGCGGCGTTCGTGGTGATGATGATCTCGCTCGCGGTGTACGGGCAGTCCGGCAACTTCAACCTGGCTGGATGA
- a CDS encoding MlaE family ABC transporter permease produces MVASSIIGKPVRAVGGFYGMALDTFVAMFRPPFAWREFITQAWFVARVSIVPTLMLTIPYTVLLTFTFNILLREFGAADFSGTGAALGTVRQIGPIVTVLVVAGAGATAMCADLGARTIREELDALRVMGVDPIQALVVPRVLAATLVSLALSATVILVGLAGAYFFCVYIQHVSPGAFAAGLTLIIGALDVTIALIKAALFGLSAGLIACYKGISVGGGPAGVGNAVNETVVFTFMALFAINVVATAVAVRVTL; encoded by the coding sequence GTGGTCGCTTCCTCCATCATCGGAAAGCCCGTTCGCGCAGTCGGCGGCTTCTACGGGATGGCGCTCGACACGTTCGTCGCGATGTTCAGGCCACCGTTCGCGTGGCGCGAGTTCATCACGCAGGCGTGGTTCGTCGCGCGGGTGTCGATCGTGCCGACGTTGATGCTGACGATTCCCTACACCGTGCTGTTGACGTTCACCTTCAACATTCTGCTCAGGGAGTTCGGCGCGGCCGACTTCTCCGGCACGGGCGCTGCTCTCGGCACGGTGCGGCAGATCGGGCCGATCGTGACTGTGCTCGTGGTCGCCGGTGCAGGTGCGACCGCCATGTGCGCCGACCTCGGCGCCCGCACCATCCGTGAAGAACTCGACGCTCTTCGGGTGATGGGTGTCGATCCGATCCAGGCACTTGTGGTCCCGCGCGTGCTGGCCGCGACGTTGGTGTCGCTGGCGCTCTCCGCGACGGTGATCCTCGTCGGCCTCGCCGGAGCCTATTTCTTCTGCGTCTACATCCAGCACGTGTCACCGGGTGCGTTCGCGGCAGGCCTGACCCTGATCATCGGCGCGCTCGACGTCACCATCGCCTTGATCAAGGCGGCGCTGTTCGGGCTTTCCGCGGGTCTAATCGCTTGCTACAAGGGTATTTCCGTCGGCGGCGGCCCCGCGGGCGTCGGCAACGCGGTCAACGAGACGGTGGTCTTCACGTTCATGGCACTGTTCGCGATCAACGTCGTCGCGACGGCGGTTGCGGTGCGGGTGACGCTGTGA